The proteins below are encoded in one region of Helicoverpa zea isolate HzStark_Cry1AcR chromosome 21, ilHelZeax1.1, whole genome shotgun sequence:
- the LOC124640679 gene encoding uncharacterized protein LOC124640679 isoform X1, translating into MADALKTLLRKRSSLKSKLTIYSNYLNLVKSSAHISEMQRLDLQERFNKFDSLHSQFDELQTEIEMLADDAETAFVEREEFDRQFFNLVALTRSLLGSSVNGAGSEAGFKDADSGAHVSNSFVRLPKIDLPHFDGNYQCWLEFRDTFTSLIHNNASISNINKFHYLRASLQGTAASLIKNIEFSSDHYKIAWDLLCERYNNEYLLVANHLQALFFDVKSINKESSVSIRNLVDVINKNIRALANLKRPTQHWDDIIIFVMVKKLDLITSREWEEYRNNNIVGYPTTTQFCSFLNRKADWLESVECNFQDSNIVALNSNTNLNKHNNNSSKQKHSNKSNNNSHKNNNKCPLCSQVHTLYKCESFRSLSIENRIQKAKDLTVCLNCLRIGHSANNCKFSNCRYCKLKHNTLLHLEASEPKPLSNPLPSALLSVSPTTSDVALSANSMQLATSSHVFLSTALAKVTSATGKKFTARLLLDNGSTANFITQSLAEQLGLSQRGQVKVVKFQRRSDTRVLSPDQGQDDATAALVPGSGH; encoded by the exons ATGGCAGACGCTTTAAAGACTTTACTTAGAAAACGTAGTTCATTAAAATCAAAGCTTACGATTTACAGCAACTATCTAAATTTAGTTAAAAGTAGTGCACATATATCTGAGATGCAACGATTAGACCTGCAGGAACGTTTTAATAAGTTCGATTCCTTACATAGCCAATTTGATGAATTGCAGACAGAAATCGAAATGCTTGCCGATGATGCTGAGACAGCGTTCGTGGAGCGTGAGGAGTTTGACCGCCAGTTCTTCAATCTGGTGGCACTCACGCGCAGCCTGCTCGGTTCTTCGGTCAACGGTGCTGGTTCTGAGGCGGGCTTCAAAGATGCTGACTCAGGTGCACATGTTTCTAATAGCTTCGTTCGTTTGCCAAAAATTGATTTGCCTCACTTTGACGGGAACTACCAATGCTGGCTCGAGTTCCGGGACACGTTTACGTCATTGATTCACAATAACGCTAGCATAAGCAACATAAATAAGTTCCATTACTTGCGTGCTTCTTTACAAGGTACTGCAGcctctttaattaaaaatatagaatttagTAGTGATCATTATAAGATTGCTTGGGACTTGTTGTGTGAGCGGTATAACAATGAGTACCTGCTTGTGGCCAATCATTTGCAAGCTTTATTCTTTGATGTTAAGTCAATAAATAAGGAGTCTAGTGTTTCCATTAGAAATCTTGTTGAcgtcattaataaaaatattcgggCACTAGCAAATTTAAAAAGGCCTACTCAGCATTGGGATGAcatcatcatttttgtcatgGTCAAAAAGCTAGATTTAATCACAAGTCGTGAATGGGAGGAATACAGGAATAACAACATAGTAGGTTATCCAACAACTactcaattttgttcttttctaaACAGGAAAGCAGACTGGTTGGAATCTGTGGAATGTAACTTTCAGGATAGTAATATTGTGGCCTTGAATAGTaacactaatttaaataaacataataata attcatctaaacaaaaacactcaaataaatcaaataataattctcataaaaacaataataaatgtcCACTTTGCTCCCAAGTACatactttatataaatgtgAATCTTTTAGAAGCTTATCTATAGAAAATCGCATACAAAAGGCAAAAGACTTAACTGTTTGTCTCAATTGCTTACGTATTGGGCATTCTGCTAATAACTGTAAGTTTTCAAATTGCAGATACTGCAAACTTAAGCACAATACGCTTTTGCATTTAGAAGCTAGTGAACCCAAACCACTTTCTAATCCTCTGCCTTCTGCACTTCTTTCTGTATCGCCAACTACTTCAGATGTTGCGCTTTCAGCTAATTCTATGCAGCTTGCTACTTCTTCGCATGTTTTCCTGTCCACAGCTTTGGCGAAAGTGACCAGTGCGACGGGTAAGAAGTTTACTGCGCGCCTACTGCTGGACAACGGCAGTACGGCCAACTTTATCACGCAGAGTTTAGCGGAGCAACTGGGTTTGTCACAACGCG
- the LOC124640679 gene encoding putative histone-lysine N-methyltransferase 1 isoform X2, with the protein MADALKTLLRKRSSLKSKLTIYSNYLNLVKSSAHISEMQRLDLQERFNKFDSLHSQFDELQTEIEMLADDAETAFVEREEFDRQFFNLVALTRSLLGSSVNGAGSEAGFKDADSGAHVSNSFVRLPKIDLPHFDGNYQCWLEFRDTFTSLIHNNASISNINKFHYLRASLQGTAASLIKNIEFSSDHYKIAWDLLCERYNNEYLLVANHLQALFFDVKSINKESSVSIRNLVDVINKNIRALANLKRPTQHWDDIIIFVMVKKLDLITSREWEEYRNNNIVGYPTTTQFCSFLNRKADWLESVECNFQDSNIVALNSNTNLNKHNNNSSKQKHSNKSNNNSHKNNNKCPLCSQVHTLYKCESFRSLSIENRIQKAKDLTVCLNCLRIGHSANNCKFSNCRYCKLKHNTLLHLEASEPKPLSNPLPSALLSVSPTTSDVALSANSMQLATSSHVFLSTALAKVTSATGKKFTARLLLDNGSTANFITQSLAEQLGLSQRGD; encoded by the exons ATGGCAGACGCTTTAAAGACTTTACTTAGAAAACGTAGTTCATTAAAATCAAAGCTTACGATTTACAGCAACTATCTAAATTTAGTTAAAAGTAGTGCACATATATCTGAGATGCAACGATTAGACCTGCAGGAACGTTTTAATAAGTTCGATTCCTTACATAGCCAATTTGATGAATTGCAGACAGAAATCGAAATGCTTGCCGATGATGCTGAGACAGCGTTCGTGGAGCGTGAGGAGTTTGACCGCCAGTTCTTCAATCTGGTGGCACTCACGCGCAGCCTGCTCGGTTCTTCGGTCAACGGTGCTGGTTCTGAGGCGGGCTTCAAAGATGCTGACTCAGGTGCACATGTTTCTAATAGCTTCGTTCGTTTGCCAAAAATTGATTTGCCTCACTTTGACGGGAACTACCAATGCTGGCTCGAGTTCCGGGACACGTTTACGTCATTGATTCACAATAACGCTAGCATAAGCAACATAAATAAGTTCCATTACTTGCGTGCTTCTTTACAAGGTACTGCAGcctctttaattaaaaatatagaatttagTAGTGATCATTATAAGATTGCTTGGGACTTGTTGTGTGAGCGGTATAACAATGAGTACCTGCTTGTGGCCAATCATTTGCAAGCTTTATTCTTTGATGTTAAGTCAATAAATAAGGAGTCTAGTGTTTCCATTAGAAATCTTGTTGAcgtcattaataaaaatattcgggCACTAGCAAATTTAAAAAGGCCTACTCAGCATTGGGATGAcatcatcatttttgtcatgGTCAAAAAGCTAGATTTAATCACAAGTCGTGAATGGGAGGAATACAGGAATAACAACATAGTAGGTTATCCAACAACTactcaattttgttcttttctaaACAGGAAAGCAGACTGGTTGGAATCTGTGGAATGTAACTTTCAGGATAGTAATATTGTGGCCTTGAATAGTaacactaatttaaataaacataataata attcatctaaacaaaaacactcaaataaatcaaataataattctcataaaaacaataataaatgtcCACTTTGCTCCCAAGTACatactttatataaatgtgAATCTTTTAGAAGCTTATCTATAGAAAATCGCATACAAAAGGCAAAAGACTTAACTGTTTGTCTCAATTGCTTACGTATTGGGCATTCTGCTAATAACTGTAAGTTTTCAAATTGCAGATACTGCAAACTTAAGCACAATACGCTTTTGCATTTAGAAGCTAGTGAACCCAAACCACTTTCTAATCCTCTGCCTTCTGCACTTCTTTCTGTATCGCCAACTACTTCAGATGTTGCGCTTTCAGCTAATTCTATGCAGCTTGCTACTTCTTCGCATGTTTTCCTGTCCACAGCTTTGGCGAAAGTGACCAGTGCGACGGGTAAGAAGTTTACTGCGCGCCTACTGCTGGACAACGGCAGTACGGCCAACTTTATCACGCAGAGTTTAGCGGAGCAACTGGGTTTGTCACAACGCG
- the LOC124640679 gene encoding putative histone-lysine N-methyltransferase 1 isoform X3, whose amino-acid sequence MADALKTLLRKRSSLKSKLTIYSNYLNLVKSSAHISEMQRLDLQERFNKFDSLHSQFDELQTEIEMLADDAETAFVEREEFDRQFFNLVALTRSLLGSSVNGAGSEAGFKDADSGAHVSNSFVRLPKIDLPHFDGNYQCWLEFRDTFTSLIHNNASISNINKFHYLRASLQGTAASLIKNIEFSSDHYKIAWDLLCERYNNEYLLVANHLQALFFDVKSINKESSVSIRNLVDVINKNIRALANLKRPTQHWDDIIIFVMVKKLDLITSREWEEYRNNNIVGYPTTTQFCSFLNRKADWLESVECNFQDSNIVALNSNTNLNKHNNNSSKQKHSNKSNNNSHKNNNKCPLCSQVHTLYKCESFRSLSIENRIQKAKDLTVCLNCLRIGHSANNCKFSNCRYCKLKHNTLLHLEASEPKPLSNPLPSALLSVSPTTSDVALSANSMQLATSSHVFLSTALAKVTSATGKKFTARLLLDNGSTANFITQSLAEQLGD is encoded by the exons ATGGCAGACGCTTTAAAGACTTTACTTAGAAAACGTAGTTCATTAAAATCAAAGCTTACGATTTACAGCAACTATCTAAATTTAGTTAAAAGTAGTGCACATATATCTGAGATGCAACGATTAGACCTGCAGGAACGTTTTAATAAGTTCGATTCCTTACATAGCCAATTTGATGAATTGCAGACAGAAATCGAAATGCTTGCCGATGATGCTGAGACAGCGTTCGTGGAGCGTGAGGAGTTTGACCGCCAGTTCTTCAATCTGGTGGCACTCACGCGCAGCCTGCTCGGTTCTTCGGTCAACGGTGCTGGTTCTGAGGCGGGCTTCAAAGATGCTGACTCAGGTGCACATGTTTCTAATAGCTTCGTTCGTTTGCCAAAAATTGATTTGCCTCACTTTGACGGGAACTACCAATGCTGGCTCGAGTTCCGGGACACGTTTACGTCATTGATTCACAATAACGCTAGCATAAGCAACATAAATAAGTTCCATTACTTGCGTGCTTCTTTACAAGGTACTGCAGcctctttaattaaaaatatagaatttagTAGTGATCATTATAAGATTGCTTGGGACTTGTTGTGTGAGCGGTATAACAATGAGTACCTGCTTGTGGCCAATCATTTGCAAGCTTTATTCTTTGATGTTAAGTCAATAAATAAGGAGTCTAGTGTTTCCATTAGAAATCTTGTTGAcgtcattaataaaaatattcgggCACTAGCAAATTTAAAAAGGCCTACTCAGCATTGGGATGAcatcatcatttttgtcatgGTCAAAAAGCTAGATTTAATCACAAGTCGTGAATGGGAGGAATACAGGAATAACAACATAGTAGGTTATCCAACAACTactcaattttgttcttttctaaACAGGAAAGCAGACTGGTTGGAATCTGTGGAATGTAACTTTCAGGATAGTAATATTGTGGCCTTGAATAGTaacactaatttaaataaacataataata attcatctaaacaaaaacactcaaataaatcaaataataattctcataaaaacaataataaatgtcCACTTTGCTCCCAAGTACatactttatataaatgtgAATCTTTTAGAAGCTTATCTATAGAAAATCGCATACAAAAGGCAAAAGACTTAACTGTTTGTCTCAATTGCTTACGTATTGGGCATTCTGCTAATAACTGTAAGTTTTCAAATTGCAGATACTGCAAACTTAAGCACAATACGCTTTTGCATTTAGAAGCTAGTGAACCCAAACCACTTTCTAATCCTCTGCCTTCTGCACTTCTTTCTGTATCGCCAACTACTTCAGATGTTGCGCTTTCAGCTAATTCTATGCAGCTTGCTACTTCTTCGCATGTTTTCCTGTCCACAGCTTTGGCGAAAGTGACCAGTGCGACGGGTAAGAAGTTTACTGCGCGCCTACTGCTGGACAACGGCAGTACGGCCAACTTTATCACGCAGAGTTTAGCGGAGCAACTGG